One window of the Runella slithyformis DSM 19594 genome contains the following:
- the purB gene encoding adenylosuccinate lyase has protein sequence MQLNSLTAISPVDGRYRRQVEKLAPYFSEFGLIRYRILIEVEYFISLCELPLPQLNGFDKAHYSDLRALYGEFSEKDALMIKEIESVTNHDVKAVEYFIKEKLKDKNLAQFLEFIHFGLTSQDINNTSIPLSLKDALKAEIVPMFEEVLTKLKALAEEWKHIPMLARTHGQPASPTRLGKEFGVFAERLEKQLDMLKAVPFAAKFGGATGNFNAHHVAYPDIDWVAFGNHFVNDHLGLSRSQLTTQIEHYDMMAALMDTFKRLNTILIDLDRDIWTYVSMEYFKQKIKAGEIGSSAMPHKVNPIDFENSEGNLGIANAIFEHLSAKLPISRLQRDLTDSTVLRNLGVPLAHTVIALKSLMRGLGKLELNESAFYADLENNWAVVAEAIQTVLRREAYPQPYEALKNLTRKNEKITANAIAEFIDSLDVSDEIKEELRAISPFSYTGV, from the coding sequence ATGCAATTAAATTCCCTGACAGCTATTTCTCCCGTAGACGGACGCTACCGTCGTCAAGTTGAAAAACTCGCTCCCTACTTTTCCGAATTCGGACTGATTCGTTACCGTATTCTCATCGAAGTGGAATATTTCATTTCGCTTTGTGAGTTGCCGTTGCCGCAACTGAATGGCTTCGACAAAGCGCATTATTCCGACCTGCGGGCCCTGTACGGTGAGTTTTCGGAAAAAGATGCGCTGATGATCAAAGAGATCGAATCGGTGACCAACCACGATGTGAAGGCCGTTGAGTATTTCATCAAAGAGAAGCTGAAAGACAAGAACTTAGCGCAATTTTTGGAGTTTATCCACTTCGGACTGACCTCGCAGGACATCAATAATACGTCCATTCCGCTATCGCTCAAAGACGCGCTGAAAGCCGAGATCGTGCCGATGTTTGAAGAGGTGCTGACAAAGTTAAAAGCCTTGGCGGAAGAGTGGAAGCATATCCCAATGCTGGCCCGCACGCACGGACAACCCGCTTCACCGACTCGTTTAGGGAAGGAATTCGGAGTATTTGCCGAGCGGTTGGAAAAACAACTGGACATGCTCAAAGCGGTGCCTTTTGCCGCGAAGTTCGGTGGAGCTACGGGCAATTTCAACGCGCACCACGTCGCGTACCCTGATATTGATTGGGTAGCCTTCGGCAATCATTTTGTCAATGACCACTTAGGCCTTTCGCGGAGTCAATTGACCACGCAGATCGAACATTACGACATGATGGCAGCGCTGATGGACACCTTTAAGCGCCTGAATACCATCTTAATAGACCTCGACCGTGACATTTGGACCTACGTGTCGATGGAATATTTCAAACAAAAAATCAAAGCGGGAGAAATCGGTTCATCGGCCATGCCGCATAAGGTAAATCCGATTGATTTTGAAAATTCGGAAGGGAATTTGGGCATTGCCAATGCTATTTTTGAACATTTATCGGCTAAGTTGCCGATCTCGCGCCTGCAACGCGACCTGACCGACTCTACCGTATTGCGCAATTTAGGCGTTCCGCTGGCCCATACGGTCATTGCACTCAAATCCCTTATGCGCGGACTGGGTAAGTTAGAACTGAACGAAAGCGCGTTTTACGCCGATCTGGAAAACAACTGGGCCGTCGTTGCTGAAGCGATCCAGACCGTTTTGCGCCGCGAAGCCTATCCGCAGCCTTACGAAGCCCTGAAAAACCTGACCCGCAAAAACGAGAAAATCACGGCCAACGCCATTGCCGAATTCATTGATAGCTTAGACGTTTCAGACGAAATTAAAGAAGAGCTGAGAGCGATCTCGCCGTTCAGCTATACGGGGGTGTAG
- a CDS encoding AI-2E family transporter, translating into MHTSSLSKTLQILLLIFLVFAGLYIAKPFLVPLVLAGIIAMLLLPLNRWMEKKRIGRGLAAFFSILMIVLMIAGIFTLLAWQIAGFTEDMSQMQKYMTELEKQLQEMLSSHFGISAQKQQELIKQQQSSGAGGAGKVVMSVMSSASDVLVNTVLVLVYIFLTLYLRSHLKEFVLKLVAGPQKVKAKQIITDASKVAQQYLSGLAMMIGMLWVMYGIGFSIVGVKNALFFAVLCGLLEIVPFVGNLTGNVLTIIGALSQGGDSTMVIGIILTYGMVQFLQTYILEPLVVGSQVKINPLFTIMAIVAGELVWGVAGMVLAIPLIGITKVIFDAVEPLHPYGFLMGEEKKKGESSFIDSIKEKLKKF; encoded by the coding sequence ATGCACACATCATCTCTTTCCAAAACCCTTCAAATCCTGTTACTTATCTTCCTGGTTTTTGCCGGATTATACATTGCCAAGCCTTTCTTAGTGCCGTTGGTGCTGGCCGGCATCATTGCGATGCTGCTACTGCCGCTTAACCGTTGGATGGAAAAAAAAAGAATCGGTCGCGGTTTGGCTGCCTTTTTCAGTATTCTGATGATAGTGCTGATGATTGCCGGGATTTTTACGCTGCTGGCCTGGCAGATCGCCGGTTTTACCGAAGATATGTCTCAAATGCAGAAATACATGACGGAGTTGGAAAAGCAGCTTCAGGAAATGCTCAGTAGCCACTTCGGTATTTCGGCGCAAAAGCAGCAGGAGCTGATAAAGCAGCAGCAATCGTCGGGGGCGGGCGGGGCCGGTAAGGTGGTGATGTCGGTGATGAGTTCTGCGTCGGATGTCTTGGTCAATACCGTATTGGTGTTGGTCTACATCTTCCTGACGCTGTATTTACGGTCACACCTTAAAGAATTTGTCTTGAAATTGGTGGCGGGGCCGCAAAAGGTAAAAGCAAAACAGATCATTACCGATGCCTCAAAGGTAGCGCAGCAATACCTTTCGGGATTGGCGATGATGATTGGTATGCTGTGGGTTATGTACGGCATCGGCTTCTCCATCGTAGGTGTCAAAAATGCGCTCTTTTTTGCGGTCCTTTGCGGTCTGCTCGAAATCGTACCGTTTGTCGGAAACCTGACCGGTAATGTGCTGACCATCATCGGGGCGCTGTCGCAGGGGGGAGATTCAACGATGGTCATTGGCATCATTCTGACGTACGGAATGGTGCAGTTTCTGCAAACCTATATTTTGGAACCCCTGGTCGTAGGCTCTCAGGTGAAGATCAACCCGCTCTTTACCATCATGGCGATCGTGGCGGGAGAGTTGGTTTGGGGCGTAGCGGGAATGGTGCTGGCAATCCCTTTGATTGGCATTACCAAAGTGATTTTTGATGCTGTCGAGCCTTTGCATCCCTATGGCTTTTTGATGGGCGAAGAAAAGAAAAAAGGGGAAAGCAGCTTTATAGATTCGATTAAAGAGAAGTTGAAGAAATTCTGA
- a CDS encoding carbon-nitrogen hydrolase family protein, giving the protein MQHKKVKIGVVQATPALFDIEKTVRIVMEWIEKGAAEGCELLLFPESFIPCYPRGLDFDSVVGRRTEKSRDQWLEYWENSIETSSFYVEQISEAVRKAGIFVALGVTEREAVGGSLHCALLYFDNRGNLIGKHRKLKPTGLERYIWAESDGSTLVSFDTEIGKIGGLICWENYMPLARMSMYQRGVEIYLAPTADSRESWQSTMLHIALEGRCFVLACNQFIRKSDYPEHFRADLTHEPDIMSAGGSVIISPLGEVLAGPLWNAEGLLTAELDFSVLAKSKLDFDVVGHYSRNDVFKLEVVGQPEMMKVR; this is encoded by the coding sequence ATGCAACACAAAAAAGTAAAAATAGGCGTGGTGCAGGCCACGCCCGCGCTGTTTGATATTGAAAAAACAGTCCGGATTGTTATGGAATGGATCGAAAAAGGAGCCGCCGAAGGCTGCGAACTGTTACTTTTTCCCGAATCCTTCATTCCCTGTTATCCGCGAGGATTGGATTTTGATTCCGTGGTAGGTCGTCGTACCGAAAAAAGCAGAGATCAGTGGTTGGAGTATTGGGAAAACAGCATTGAAACGTCCTCGTTTTATGTCGAACAAATCAGCGAAGCTGTCCGCAAAGCAGGCATTTTTGTGGCCTTGGGCGTCACCGAGCGTGAAGCGGTCGGTGGGTCGCTGCATTGTGCGCTGCTGTATTTTGACAACCGGGGCAATCTTATCGGTAAGCACCGCAAACTCAAACCCACGGGCCTCGAACGCTATATTTGGGCCGAAAGCGACGGCAGCACACTGGTCAGTTTTGATACCGAAATCGGCAAGATTGGAGGGCTCATTTGCTGGGAAAATTACATGCCGTTGGCCCGTATGTCGATGTACCAACGCGGAGTGGAAATTTATCTGGCTCCCACGGCCGACTCGCGCGAATCGTGGCAATCGACCATGCTGCACATTGCCTTGGAAGGTCGCTGTTTTGTATTGGCCTGCAATCAGTTTATCCGAAAATCCGACTATCCCGAACACTTCCGGGCCGATCTGACCCATGAGCCCGACATCATGAGTGCGGGCGGCAGCGTCATTATCTCTCCGTTGGGCGAAGTGTTGGCCGGGCCGCTTTGGAATGCAGAAGGCCTGCTCACGGCCGAGCTGGATTTCTCCGTTTTAGCCAAAAGTAAATTGGATTTTGACGTTGTGGGGCATTATTCCCGAAACGATGTCTTCAAACTGGAAGTAGTGGGGCAGCCCGAAATGATGAAAGTAAGGTAA
- the pbfA gene encoding (R)-1-hydroxy-2-aminoethylphosphonate ammonia-lyase, with product MTPENLISEDQGDINSSEQRRLYTQSLDKETLHWLEEDANYFFHQALSTPVMNVLSKTEGAYIFDLNGKKYLDMHGNGVHNAGFNNPKVVEAMMRQMTEALAFTPRRYTNIPAVQLAKKLTEITPAGLDRVLFCPGGSEAIEMAVMLAKQITGKWKTISFWDAYHGTGFQAGAVSGQAHFLKGNGPMVPGALHAEFPNYYRNPWKWDDTDAIDEEYLRQIKLIIRNEPDIAAIVAEPISSTPVVPSQNYWQEVRHLCDREGIFLIFDEIIEGFGRTGKMFASEHYVTPDVLVLGKSLGGGMLPFAGIVSKSQYNVLQDSSIGHFTHEKNPLCCAAGLAEIEYIEEHKLVENAAVQGEYLMNAFRDMQNKYPLIGNVAGKGFHIGIDLVKDKKTKERAYEEAERIMYRCMERGLAFKIIEGNVITLRPSLILTQDQCDFIIETIGDALREETK from the coding sequence ATGACCCCCGAAAACCTCATCTCCGAAGACCAGGGCGATATCAACTCGTCTGAGCAGCGCCGACTGTATACGCAGTCGTTGGATAAAGAAACCCTGCATTGGCTGGAAGAAGATGCCAACTATTTCTTCCATCAGGCGCTTTCGACGCCCGTCATGAACGTACTTTCGAAGACCGAAGGCGCGTACATTTTTGACCTTAACGGTAAAAAATACCTTGATATGCACGGCAACGGCGTCCATAATGCGGGATTCAATAATCCTAAAGTGGTGGAAGCCATGATGCGTCAAATGACGGAAGCTTTGGCGTTTACGCCCCGACGATACACCAATATTCCGGCGGTGCAGTTGGCCAAAAAACTGACTGAGATAACACCTGCCGGACTGGATCGCGTACTCTTTTGTCCGGGTGGGTCGGAAGCGATCGAAATGGCGGTGATGCTCGCAAAACAGATTACGGGCAAGTGGAAAACCATTTCCTTTTGGGATGCTTACCACGGGACCGGATTTCAGGCAGGGGCCGTCAGCGGACAGGCCCACTTCCTGAAAGGCAACGGCCCGATGGTGCCCGGGGCACTGCATGCCGAGTTTCCCAACTACTACCGCAATCCGTGGAAATGGGATGACACCGACGCCATCGACGAAGAATACCTGCGCCAGATCAAACTTATTATTCGCAACGAGCCCGACATTGCAGCCATTGTGGCGGAGCCGATTTCGTCTACGCCCGTGGTGCCGTCCCAAAACTATTGGCAGGAAGTTCGCCATCTCTGCGACCGCGAAGGTATTTTTCTCATTTTTGATGAGATCATTGAAGGTTTTGGCCGAACGGGGAAAATGTTTGCCTCTGAGCATTACGTCACCCCTGATGTATTGGTATTGGGCAAATCCTTGGGCGGAGGCATGCTGCCTTTTGCGGGAATTGTTTCCAAATCACAATACAACGTCTTGCAGGACAGTTCCATCGGACATTTTACGCACGAGAAAAACCCGCTTTGCTGCGCGGCGGGCTTGGCCGAAATTGAGTACATCGAAGAACATAAGCTCGTCGAAAATGCCGCCGTCCAAGGCGAGTATCTGATGAATGCCTTTCGGGATATGCAGAACAAATACCCGCTCATCGGCAACGTGGCAGGGAAGGGTTTTCACATCGGGATTGACCTCGTGAAAGACAAAAAAACCAAAGAGCGCGCTTACGAAGAAGCCGAGCGCATCATGTACCGTTGCATGGAGCGCGGGCTGGCCTTTAAGATCATTGAGGGCAACGTCATCACCCTGCGCCCTTCTTTGATTTTAACCCAAGACCAATGTGATTTCATCATTGAAACCATCGGAGATGCTTTACGCGAAGAAACCAAGTAA
- a CDS encoding AMP-dependent synthetase/ligase, whose translation MQTGATRLFDLLDLYVKPQNKPDTLACKRHGEWVTFSSQQFCEEVDKVSLGLLQLGVQAGDRIAIVSDGRPEWNIVDFGIQQVGAISVPIYPTLTLEDFHYIFHEAEVKFVFVGDAGLFRKLIDVVATAPTVEEMYTFDAVKSAKNLTEVTSKANEANRPKLEERKAAIQPDDLLSIIYTSGTTGDPKGVMITHRNILSNAEEGCKLIAFGTQARALSFLPLNHVFERMVQYVYLRSGISIYYAENVATIAENLREVHPTVLSTVPRLLEKVYDKIIAKGYEQPRLSRNIFLWALEVGLKYDPNKDMGVWYNAQLKLARKLVFRKWKEALGGKLEMIVAGAAATPPRIARVFWAAGIPVCEGYGLTETSPVIAFNRLFPKQEVRIGTVGIVIDGVEVKLADDGEILVKGPNVMKGYYRKPHLTAEVITADGWFHTGDIGQWVDTKFLKLTDRKKEIFKTSAGKYVAPQVVEAKLKESFFIEQSVVVGEGQKFAGALIIPSFEAIKEFCRIENLTYTSDAEIITHEKVAAKLRAEVEEANHDLAPYERIKKYHLLSRALSVENGELTPTLKPKRRIIQEKYKAEIDAMFR comes from the coding sequence ATGCAGACCGGTGCCACCCGCCTATTCGACCTTTTAGACCTATACGTCAAACCGCAAAACAAGCCCGATACCCTCGCCTGCAAGCGCCACGGCGAGTGGGTCACATTCTCCTCGCAGCAGTTTTGTGAGGAGGTCGATAAAGTCAGTCTCGGGCTCCTCCAACTGGGCGTGCAGGCCGGCGACCGCATTGCAATTGTTTCGGACGGACGGCCGGAATGGAACATCGTGGATTTTGGGATTCAGCAGGTGGGGGCCATTTCGGTACCCATTTATCCTACCCTCACGCTCGAAGATTTTCACTATATTTTCCACGAAGCCGAAGTAAAATTTGTGTTCGTGGGCGATGCCGGCCTGTTCCGCAAACTCATTGATGTAGTGGCTACGGCTCCCACGGTCGAAGAAATGTACACGTTTGACGCCGTCAAAAGTGCCAAAAACCTGACCGAAGTAACCTCCAAAGCCAACGAAGCCAACCGCCCCAAACTGGAGGAACGAAAAGCCGCCATTCAGCCCGACGACCTGCTGAGCATCATTTATACTTCAGGTACCACGGGCGACCCCAAAGGGGTAATGATCACGCACCGCAACATCCTGAGCAATGCCGAAGAAGGCTGTAAGCTGATCGCCTTCGGAACGCAGGCAAGGGCATTGAGCTTTTTACCCCTCAACCACGTCTTTGAGCGCATGGTACAGTACGTCTATCTGCGCTCGGGCATTTCAATCTATTATGCGGAAAACGTAGCGACCATTGCCGAAAATCTCCGCGAAGTACATCCTACGGTGCTTTCGACGGTGCCGCGTTTGCTCGAAAAGGTATACGACAAGATCATTGCCAAGGGTTACGAACAGCCGCGCCTCTCCCGTAATATCTTCCTGTGGGCCTTGGAAGTAGGCCTAAAATATGACCCAAACAAAGACATGGGTGTGTGGTACAACGCCCAACTGAAACTGGCTCGAAAACTGGTATTCAGAAAATGGAAAGAAGCCCTCGGCGGCAAGCTCGAAATGATCGTAGCAGGCGCGGCCGCTACCCCTCCGCGCATTGCCCGGGTATTCTGGGCGGCGGGCATTCCGGTATGTGAAGGCTACGGGCTGACCGAAACCTCCCCGGTGATCGCCTTTAACCGCCTGTTTCCCAAGCAGGAAGTCCGAATCGGGACGGTCGGTATCGTGATCGACGGGGTGGAAGTAAAACTGGCCGACGACGGTGAGATCCTCGTCAAAGGCCCCAATGTCATGAAGGGATATTACCGCAAACCCCATTTAACGGCCGAGGTGATTACAGCCGATGGCTGGTTTCATACAGGAGATATCGGCCAATGGGTTGATACAAAATTTTTAAAGTTGACCGACCGTAAAAAAGAGATATTCAAAACATCGGCGGGTAAATACGTAGCCCCGCAGGTGGTGGAAGCCAAACTGAAAGAGTCCTTTTTTATTGAGCAATCCGTTGTGGTAGGGGAAGGTCAAAAATTTGCCGGTGCGTTGATCATTCCTTCTTTTGAGGCCATCAAAGAATTTTGCCGCATTGAGAACCTCACCTATACCTCCGATGCCGAGATCATTACTCATGAAAAGGTAGCCGCCAAACTGCGCGCGGAAGTGGAAGAAGCCAATCACGACCTGGCTCCGTACGAACGTATCAAGAAATACCATTTACTCTCCCGGGCGTTGTCGGTTGAAAACGGCGAACTGACCCCTACCTTAAAACCCAAACGCCGAATTATTCAGGAAAAGTACAAGGCAGAGATCGATGCCATGTTTAGATAA